GGCGCGCCTGTGCAGCTCGGCGTCGTCGCCGGCGCGATGCACGGCTTCACTCTGTTCCCCCTGACCATCACCGAGCGGGAACTGCGGCGCGAGCGGGACTTCCTGGCCACTGCGTGACGGTAGCGTCGGCGGCATGAACCGAACTGCCCGGCTGTACGCGCTGGTGGAGGACTTGCGCGCGGTGGCGCCGCGGCCGCTGACGGTCGCGGTGCTCGCCACGCGGTTCGAGATCAGCACACGCACGGTGCAGCGTGACCTGCAAACCCTGTTGGAGACCGGTGTCCCGGTGCGCTCCATACCCGGGCGGGGCGGCGGCTGGTCGATCGACCCGGAGATGACCCTGCCCCCGGTCCGCCTCACCGCCGACGAAGCCTCGGCACTGATTACCGCGCTCGCCGCGGCCGACGCCTCCACCCCCTACGTCGGCGCGGCCCGCACGGCGGCCCAGAAGATTGCGGCCTCGATGACCGGCCCCGCCTCGGCGGCGGCGCGGGAACTCGCCGCACGGATCGTTACCCTGCCGACGCGCAGCGACTGCGAGGTCCGTACCGCGGTGGAGCAGGCCCTCGCCAACAACCTGGTG
This portion of the Streptomyces mirabilis genome encodes:
- a CDS encoding YafY family protein, translated to MNRTARLYALVEDLRAVAPRPLTVAVLATRFEISTRTVQRDLQTLLETGVPVRSIPGRGGGWSIDPEMTLPPVRLTADEASALITALAAADASTPYVGAARTAAQKIAASMTGPASAAARELAARIVTLPTRSDCEVRTAVEQALANNLVLRLSYTDAAGHESDRVVEPAGLLTADGRWYLIAWCRTRRAGRGFRLDRIAAAAPTSEPAQPHNLTELLLGSAAVGAVQPTALTSLRPSP